In Arenicella xantha, the genomic window TAAGCTCGAAATGATAATCATGTCCCAATCGCCGGCGGCGGTTGGTAGCTGATTTTCGCTACCTCGAAATGGGTTTGAAGCCATTGCAATGTAAGCAGAAAGTACATCTCGAACTGACTCTACCCCCAGTTTCACTGAGTAATAGATGAGTGTTGAGACCCAGGCTAAAATTGCAAAAATCGATGCAAAGCGCTTTTTCAGATTGTCGTTAAACTCGCTCCAACGGGAAATCGGCAGCTCTGATATCAGTATTAAATAGTCTAACGAAGCTGTTCGATTGGGCTGATATCGCTCAATTGTCGATCTAAGTTTCTTGCCTAATTTACTCCTAGCGCTAAAAGTTCCGTCTTTGTTGCGACTAACACCTTCGCTTTTACCGAGACTATTGGCCTCTTGAATCAAATGGTCGGCATGTTGGTATTCTGTTAGTGTTTGCTTATACTCAGATTTTTCACTTTCGTTTAACCAAAAATCTGACATGTCACCAGCCAGCGTTCTTTTAACACTGTCCGATTTATAAGTGTAATAAGAAAGTACAATTAGCAAAACTATAGGCGTAGCGACCGCGATCATAGAAACTAAAAATACCAAAGCTACTATAAATATAGCTGCAATTATCAATGCTGAATCACCTTTTTTAGCTGTCATTGTCTCTCCTCAAATGTTGACTATTGCTCGGGACGTCAAGATTACACTCTGCCGACATGGCTTTCGAATTGACTTACTCAATTTCTCGCTTGTGACACGCGTCGACTTTAAAAACTAATCGTTCTATTAACTCCCTTATGCGTAGATGGAGCCTCGATCATAATAGAATACTAGATTGGGTACTCTTGACGCGTGTTAATTTGTTCTCGCAAACCTTTTTGCATGCTAAATAGAACTCTTCTATCTCAACCTCATACTCTAAACCGAGCAGTGATCTAGCGGTGCATATTATCTCTAGGCAAGCTCTACTAGCCAATTAAAAGCGATGCTTTAAAAAGCTGCCGACCCTTGTCTCTTCGTCAAATTCGCAAAACTCGACATCGTCAGGGACTAAATGTGAGTATCGTCGGAGGTAATATTCAGCTAGTGATTCATTTCTTTTTGCGCTGTAATCTTTGAGCACGAACATTATCTTGCGGTAGCCCTTAGGGGCGCTCATAAAGTAATACATCGCCTCATTCCATACCGTTAATTTTGCGCTTGGAACATTTCTTCCTGAAGTCCACCTATGTGATTTGCATTCAACGATTATGCGTTGCTCAGCGCAACCTAAATCGAATGCATGAACTTTCTTATTTTCGTTCACTCCCACCGGAACCTTAAAATTTCTAACTAGATTGATTTTTTGAGCCTCGAACCAAGCGAGCGCAGCTTTCTCAAAATCAGAGCCAACTTGTGAGTTCGATTTAGAACCAATTCTTTGAAACGGCTGATTCATTTTATTAATCTACCAACTTCAACATATCAAAAATCACTTTAGCGAAATTTTTGGCACGCGCAGGATCAGACAGTAACTGTAGCATCTGCGTTTTGTGCGCTTTTTCACTGTCCATCACGGCATCATCTATGGCTTTGCTGAAGTCTCCTAACATAGCTTGCTCAGCTGAGTTGTTTTTAATCTGTTTCATTACCCGAGCATTTTCTCTAACCTTATCTCTAATGGTGTTCGCATAGCTCACCATGTCGGCTTCGGTCAGTTCATCGGCAAGAAATATCTCATTGAGTCTTTGAATAATCTGCGATAAGCGTTCTTCCTTTTTGTCCTTTGCTGTGGCTGACCCTAACCCTTCACCAGGCGTTAGTGAGTAGAGCTCACCCGTTTCCATGGTTAAATCTTGTTGGCGAATTTTGGAAAGGCGGTAATGGCTTAAAACAATATTGTCTAATTCGATCTCATCCTCTTCAATTGCAGACTCCCTCAGCATTGGCCGCAGGTTTCGTGCATATAAGCTGAGCTTCTCTAAGTTCTTATCATCGTAGTCGACAATCTGCGACATAAACTCATAAAAACGAACAAACGTACCCAAATCTTTTTTGAAAATTTCTAATGCGTCCTTTTCCTTTTTGCAGTCGTTAAAACTATTTTCGGCATTGGCCATTAAGACTGCATCACCAGACTTCTTGGTCCGCTCAAATATATCCTTAGCCTGCTTGTAAGCCTCTACAGCAGACTTATAGCGCATGGTCCAACGTTCTACCGCGGGCTTGCATATATTTGCGATAGCCGCATTGCTCTTATTCTTTACATAAAAGGCCTTACAAAATTGTTCCACTTCATGCCACTGAAATATGCTGGAGCCACGTAACTTTTCGAATAACTCAAAGATTAAATTCGGGTCAGACACATCATCCAATTCAGCAGTTTTGAAATAGGGTCTAAACGCACCCAACACATCATCAGGCTCATTGAAAAAATCTAAGACAAATGTGCCGGTTTCCGCTTTACCCGGATAGGTGCGATTTAATCGAGATAAGGTCTGCACGCATTCCACGCCGCCCAGCTTTTTATCCACATACATCGCACATAGTTTGGGCTGATCAAAACCAGTTTGAAACTTATTGGCAACAATCATCACTTGGTAATCGTCCGAGTCAAATGCCTTGCGCATATCTCGCCCCTTGAGATTCGGGTTCATACTAATTTCGGTGAATTTTTCCCCTAGTAATTCTTTGCTATTCGGATCTTTTTCATCGAATTGCACGTCGCCAGAAAATGCCACCATGGCATGTAGTTTTTTGTAACCTTTATCCGCAATGTATTTATCAAATCCCAGCTTATAACGTACCGCTTCTTTACGACCACTGGTAACTACCATTGCCTTGGCTTGACCACCTAATAGCCCCATTACATTGTCTTTAAAATGCTCGACTATCACCTGTACTTTTTGCGCAATATTATAATCGTGCAATCGCACCCATTGGTTTAGCTTTACCTTAGCTCGCTTACTTTCAACTTCGTTATCAGCTTCTTCGATTTTAAGTGCAAGGTTATATGCCACTTTGTAATTGGTGTAGTTTTTAAGCACATCCAGAATAAAACCTTCTTCAATGGCTTGGCGCATGCTGTATACATGAAACGCTTCAGGTAAATTATCGATAGAGGCTGGTTCCTTCGGGTTCGGTAAACGCCCGAAGAGTTCTAATGTTTTAGTTTTTGGTGTTGCGGTAAAGGCGTAATAGCTTAAATTAGG contains:
- a CDS encoding type I restriction endonuclease subunit R, with amino-acid sequence MAKANELTFQNDMIRQLVANGWLLGKPENYNRELALYEEDVLGFVKESQDEQWQKFCTLYPNDPEDTFLKRVATQLNKADPNAANKEMRTFGTLGVLRHQIRDRGTRFNLCQFKPEHDLNPDTLARYGMNRLRVVPELVYSPWATAEHEAETGVRANKWRIDLVLFVNGLPVATLELKSEFKQAVQNAIKQYKTTRFAIDPVTKKPEPLLTFKRGALVHFAVSQYEVYMATRLDGENTFFLPFNKGTADGGAGNDVPEDINQYATDYLWNEVLLPDNLLNILARYVHLQIEEKEDWEGRKYKKETLIFPRYHQWDVVTKLIAASKSEGPGHKYLVQHSAGSGKSMSIAWVGHQLSALYDDAGNKQFDSVIVVTDRTVLDDQLQDTIYQFEHVDGVVGRINRETGDGSKSEKLAAALENSQPIIIVTIQTFPFVLKAIENSVNLKERNFAIIADEAHSSQTGSTARQLKEVLMIDGSQPDDDLSADDIIDAAVAARRVSPNLSYYAFTATPKTKTLELFGRLPNPKEPASIDNLPEAFHVYSMRQAIEEGFILDVLKNYTNYKVAYNLALKIEEADNEVESKRAKVKLNQWVRLHDYNIAQKVQVIVEHFKDNVMGLLGGQAKAMVVTSGRKEAVRYKLGFDKYIADKGYKKLHAMVAFSGDVQFDEKDPNSKELLGEKFTEISMNPNLKGRDMRKAFDSDDYQVMIVANKFQTGFDQPKLCAMYVDKKLGGVECVQTLSRLNRTYPGKAETGTFVLDFFNEPDDVLGAFRPYFKTAELDDVSDPNLIFELFEKLRGSSIFQWHEVEQFCKAFYVKNKSNAAIANICKPAVERWTMRYKSAVEAYKQAKDIFERTKKSGDAVLMANAENSFNDCKKEKDALEIFKKDLGTFVRFYEFMSQIVDYDDKNLEKLSLYARNLRPMLRESAIEEDEIELDNIVLSHYRLSKIRQQDLTMETGELYSLTPGEGLGSATAKDKKEERLSQIIQRLNEIFLADELTEADMVSYANTIRDKVRENARVMKQIKNNSAEQAMLGDFSKAIDDAVMDSEKAHKTQMLQLLSDPARAKNFAKVIFDMLKLVD